The following coding sequences are from one Amyelois transitella isolate CPQ chromosome 23, ilAmyTran1.1, whole genome shotgun sequence window:
- the LOC106133057 gene encoding tetraspanin-33 isoform X2 produces the protein MHRRRGPNFTYVSSCVKYMIFVLNFIFWLLGGLLVGVGLYAFIDKWQATGLIKLDTIYDLMLNISLLIALLGGVVFIVSFAGCLGALRENTCLLKFYSLCLLILFLVEMGGAVCGFVFPRSLHGLLEQSFTERVVHAYRDDPDLQNFIDFAQSDFHCCGLTSAGYMDWSKNEYFNCSSPSVERCGVPFSCCINATDISSGLVNIMCGYGVQNFPVAEASKRVWTSGCIEIVRLWAERNLYTIASVALGVALSQLFVIYLAKTLEGQIELQKARWQT, from the exons TTATTGGGCGGATTGCTTGTTGGAGTCGGATTGTATGCATTTATCGACAAATGGCAGGCCACGGGATTGATCaag TTGGACACGATCTACGACCTCATGCTGAACATCAGTCTGCTGATAGCGCTTCTCGGTGGCGTTGTGTTCATAGTGAGTTTCGCCGGGTGCCTCGGGGCGCTACGCGAGAACACATGCCTTCTGAAATTC TACTCTCTCTGCCTCTTAATACTGTTCCTGGTGGAGATGGGTGGGGCCGTATGCGGGTTCGTGTTTCCACGTTCACTTCACGGGTTGCTCGAGCAGAGCTTCACCGAGCGTGTGGTGCATGCGTACAGAGACGATCCGGACTTGCAGAATTTCATTGATTTCGCTCAGAGTGAT TTCCACTGCTGCGGCCTCACCTCGGCTGGCTATATGGACTGGTCCAAGAACGAGTACTTCAACTGTTCCTCGCCATCAGTGGAGCGCTGCGGAGTGCCCTTCTCTTGTTGCATAAACGCGACTGACATATCATCCGGCCTCGTCAATATTATGTGCGGCTACGGAGTGCAGAACTTCCCA GTGGCCGAGGCCAGCAAGCGGGTGTGGACGAGCGGCTGTATAGAAATAGTGCGGCTGTGGGCTGAACGCAACCTCTACACCATCGCGTCCGTGGCCCTGGGCGTGGCGCTGTCGCAGCTGTTCGTCATCTACCTCGCCAAGACGCTCGAGGGGCAGATCGAGCTGCAGAAGGCTAG ATGGCAAACATGA
- the LOC106133016 gene encoding uncharacterized protein LOC106133016: MASHKIEDLHSTMLEKLLSESGLQCQRSPQESLMAESLSAEPEEIAAPEEKIEAVTEVSYEEEETAVRIEESEEERPEIFPSPSLRRVLPDRIRQIEEVNRIHVLPKVFKTDIDPQAIPKIAYTAQQRCIEILADLVGCKKYKSSLAEFWFLDTMANLLRRAQNDELDRPTQAVLILWFCEWMKEMQYFDAADRQRMLKRFKDNMLSAARFIAEADHLPTPAEAGVYYLSEEERGKNAVSTITTDARHLVTFEGAAYECSLRDLTKIIHYIFDLFSTDYQYNLVRSVFTFTPEYLLIDSPHQVQNPKRIYAPLKIKPKKDKPKKDKATPKGKKKEIDTEEYLALMELKARDELAQDEQEEREREDWNKRSHILPLGFAATDELFDKYWPPPTPEPEPEPVVDTKKKGKKK; this comes from the exons ATGGCGTCACATAAAATTGAAGACCTGCACAGTACTATGCTGGAAAAACTGCTTTCGGAGTCAGGACTACAGTGTCAGAGGTCACCCCAGGAGTCACTGATGGCCGAGTCGCTGTCAGCTGAACCTGAGGAAATCG CAGCGCCTGAAGAGAAAATAGAAGCTGTAACAGAAGTATCCTACGAAGAAGAAGAGACAGCTGTACGGATAGAAGAGAGCGAGGAGGAGAGACCGGAGATATTCCCGTCCCCCTCACTCCGCCGAGTTCTGCCCGATAGAATCCGACAGATTGAGGAAGTTAACAGGATTCATGTGTTGCCGAAAGTGTTTAAAACTGACATAGATCCACAg GCCATACCGAAAATAGCTTACACGGCACAGCAGAGGTGTATAGAGATATTGGCCGATCTAGTCGGCTGCAAGAAATATAAGAGTAGTTTGGCAGAGTTCTGGTTCTTGGACACAATGGCTAACCTGCTGAGGAGGGCGCAGAATGATGAGCTGGATCGAC caaCTCAAGCAGTACTGATCCTATGGTTTTGTGAATGGATGAAGGAGATGCAATACTTTGATGCGGCTGATCGGCAACGAATGCTTAAACGTTTTAAG GACAACATGCTATCAGCAGCCCGCTTCATCGCCGAGGCGGACCACCTCCCCACGCCAGCCGAAGCCGGGGTATACTACCTGAGTGAGGAGGAACGTGGCAAGAACGCAGTTTCCACTATCACCACAGACGCGAGGCATCTCGTGACCTTTGAAGGGGCCGCTTACGAATGCTCTTTAAGGGATTTGACCAAGATTATCCATTATATTTTCGATCT attCAGCACAGACTACCAATATAACCTGGTACGGTCGGTGTTCACCTTCACGCCTGAGTACCTCCTCATCGACTCTCCGCACCAGGTCCAAAACCCGAAGAGGATCTACGCGCCCTTGAAGATCAAACCGAAGAAGGACAAGCCCAAGAAAGACAAAGCGACTCCTAAAGGGAAGAAGAAGGAAATTGATACTGAGGAGTATCTGGCTTTGATGGAG CTCAAAGCGAGAGACGAGCTCGCCCAAGACGAGCAGGAGGAACGGGAGAGAGAAGACTGGAATAAACGTAGTCACATTCTGCCGCTCGGCTTCGCCGCTACTGACGAGTTGTTCGACAAGTACTGGCCGCCGCCCACGCCGGAGCCCGAGCCTGAACCCGTCGTGGACACCAAGAAGAAGGGAAAGAAGAAGTAG